The following proteins are encoded in a genomic region of Thermosinus carboxydivorans Nor1:
- a CDS encoding CvfB family protein encodes MNSRSKSMITSRLEPGQVVTLKVARQTDLGAFLDAGTGRTADDILLHKMQQTAPVAVGEEVKVYLYRDPKGRLAASMRLPQMRPGQIARVKVINVTRDGAFVDIGAERGVFMPFAGMRGRVKRGDRVWVKLYTDKSGRPAVTMDVDEEIARAARPAQDIKIGDQVAGTVYSEGENGFFLFTGERYIAFLHKDEITRPLRMGEEIVVRVTYLRPDGRINVSMRPQKEEAIGVDAQNILAVLRSRGGKMPYSDETAPEVIKEKFQISKAAFKRALGRLMKEGLVVQQEGWTYLVE; translated from the coding sequence ATGAATAGTCGCTCTAAGTCTATGATCACGTCCAGACTAGAACCTGGGCAGGTAGTAACGCTGAAAGTAGCACGGCAGACAGATCTGGGAGCTTTTTTGGATGCCGGCACCGGCCGGACGGCGGATGACATTCTGCTGCATAAAATGCAGCAAACGGCGCCGGTAGCAGTCGGGGAAGAAGTTAAAGTTTACTTATATCGCGATCCCAAAGGCCGTTTAGCCGCCAGTATGCGTTTGCCGCAGATGCGCCCCGGGCAGATTGCCAGAGTGAAAGTGATTAATGTGACTCGGGACGGTGCGTTTGTCGACATTGGCGCCGAGCGGGGCGTCTTTATGCCTTTTGCCGGTATGCGCGGCCGGGTAAAGCGCGGCGACCGGGTATGGGTCAAGTTGTATACAGACAAGTCCGGACGGCCAGCAGTTACAATGGATGTGGACGAAGAAATCGCCCGGGCGGCACGGCCGGCGCAGGATATCAAAATTGGGGATCAGGTTGCCGGTACTGTTTACAGTGAAGGGGAAAACGGTTTCTTTTTATTTACCGGCGAACGTTACATCGCTTTTCTCCATAAAGACGAGATTACCAGGCCGCTTAGAATGGGCGAGGAGATTGTCGTCAGAGTAACGTATCTTCGTCCTGACGGCCGTATTAATGTTTCCATGCGGCCGCAAAAGGAAGAGGCTATTGGGGTAGATGCGCAAAACATTCTGGCTGTGCTGCGCTCGCGCGGCGGCAAGATGCCTTATAGCGACGAGACGGCGCCGGAAGTGATCAAAGAAAAATTTCAGATCAGCAAAGCTGCCTTTAAACGGGCGCTGGGGCGCCTGATGAAAGAAGGACTTGTTGTTCAGCAGGAAGGCTGGACATACCTGGTTGAGTAA
- a CDS encoding LCP family protein, producing the protein MRKTRRRIRWSRVFLLLFVLAALTVSLAGAALYAYNAFFAAPVTARETPVPGSSLPSADKLNKRVNVLLLGIDDGDPETPGAPRRSDTMMVASVNPDDGTVSLLSIPRDTRVIIPGHKGYDKITHAFAYGGPQLAVRTVEQLLSIPINYYVVVDWRGFIKLMIFLGGVDLYVESNMDYEDPYAGLKIHLDKGYQHLDGQKAGQYVRFRHDELGDIGRVQRQQRFLKALANEMLQVGTIFKLPALVSTIDQYVETDMSLFTMIRLANSLKGLQAGGMRTEVLPGNFATIDGLSFWVADKEQTKQIVEKMFSAQTTKVGQLPTH; encoded by the coding sequence ATGCGCAAAACGCGACGTCGCATCCGCTGGTCCCGCGTCTTTTTGTTGCTCTTTGTGCTTGCTGCTCTAACCGTTTCGCTGGCTGGCGCAGCCCTTTACGCTTACAATGCTTTTTTTGCTGCGCCGGTGACCGCGCGGGAGACGCCGGTGCCGGGGTCGTCCCTGCCTTCTGCTGATAAGCTTAATAAACGCGTAAATGTGCTGCTGCTAGGGATTGATGACGGCGACCCGGAAACACCGGGTGCGCCCCGACGCTCTGATACGATGATGGTAGCCAGTGTCAACCCGGATGACGGCACGGTCAGCCTGCTATCCATTCCCCGTGATACGCGGGTCATCATTCCCGGACATAAGGGTTATGATAAGATTACCCATGCCTTCGCCTACGGTGGGCCACAGCTTGCCGTTCGTACGGTGGAGCAGCTGTTATCCATTCCAATTAACTATTATGTGGTCGTTGATTGGCGTGGGTTCATAAAGCTGATGATATTTCTGGGTGGCGTCGACCTTTATGTGGAAAGTAATATGGATTATGAAGACCCCTATGCTGGGTTAAAAATTCATTTGGACAAAGGTTATCAACATCTGGATGGCCAAAAGGCAGGTCAATATGTCCGCTTTCGCCATGATGAGTTAGGGGATATTGGTCGCGTACAACGCCAGCAGCGGTTTTTGAAGGCGTTGGCCAATGAAATGCTGCAGGTTGGAACCATTTTTAAACTGCCGGCTTTGGTGTCGACCATTGATCAATATGTTGAGACCGACATGAGCCTGTTTACGATGATAAGGCTGGCTAATAGCCTTAAAGGCCTGCAGGCCGGCGGTATGCGCACCGAAGTGCTGCCGGGCAATTTTGCTACTATTGACGGTCTCAGTTTTTGGGTGGCTGACAAAGAACAGACTAAACAGATTGTGGAAAAAATGTTTTCCGCCCAAACGACTAAGGTTGGCCAGTTGCCGACCCATTAG
- the yqeK gene encoding bis(5'-nucleosyl)-tetraphosphatase (symmetrical) YqeK yields MDYQQIKAKLARRLTPKRLAHSVGVSETSAWLAEKYGADVREARLAGLVHDCAREMTSNTLLQLAEAFGIVVNDVERQEPVLLHAPVGAALAEREYGIRDPQILRAIALHTTGGADLTLLDKIVYLADFIEPHRDFPGVDKLRSLAGIDLDAAVLAAYDQTLQYIVSRRALLHPATVEGRNQLLIKLK; encoded by the coding sequence ATGGATTATCAACAAATTAAGGCAAAATTAGCACGACGTCTAACGCCTAAACGGCTGGCTCATTCCGTAGGTGTAAGCGAAACATCCGCCTGGCTGGCGGAAAAATACGGCGCTGACGTCCGCGAGGCGCGGCTGGCCGGTCTAGTGCATGACTGCGCCCGGGAGATGACCAGCAATACCCTATTGCAATTGGCAGAGGCCTTTGGTATAGTGGTGAATGATGTCGAACGGCAGGAGCCTGTTTTGCTTCACGCTCCTGTCGGGGCGGCGCTGGCCGAACGGGAATACGGCATCCGCGATCCCCAAATCCTGCGGGCGATTGCTTTGCATACTACCGGCGGCGCAGATTTAACTTTGCTGGACAAAATTGTCTACCTCGCCGATTTTATCGAGCCTCATCGCGATTTTCCCGGCGTAGACAAGCTACGTTCGCTGGCGGGAATAGACTTGGACGCGGCAGTACTTGCCGCATATGACCAGACGCTGCAGTATATTGTCAGCCGCCGTGCCCTGCTCCACCCGGCTACGGTAGAAGGCCGCAACCAGTTGCTGATAAAGCTGAAATAG
- a CDS encoding RNA recognition motif domain-containing protein, whose protein sequence is MAKTLYVGNLPWGTTEAALADAFRPYGTVYSSRIIMDKETGRSRGFGFVEVADEDAEKMVTAMNGSELGGRQIVVNEAKPRQG, encoded by the coding sequence ATGGCCAAAACACTGTATGTCGGCAATCTTCCTTGGGGAACTACTGAAGCGGCGCTTGCTGATGCTTTCCGGCCGTATGGCACGGTGTACTCCAGCCGTATTATTATGGATAAGGAAACAGGGCGCTCCCGGGGGTTCGGCTTTGTCGAAGTAGCCGATGAAGATGCTGAAAAAATGGTAACGGCAATGAATGGCTCAGAGCTTGGCGGTCGCCAGATTGTCGTCAACGAAGCCAAACCGCGGCAGGGGTAA
- the nadD gene encoding nicotinate-nucleotide adenylyltransferase, translating to MAEGKTRIGIMGGTFDPIHIGHLVTAEAVRIEFGLDKVLFIPAANPPHKQHAQVTPAIHRYIMTVMATYSNPSFFVSPIELERPGPSYTIDTVRALIDQYGEKSDFYFITGADAIADLPTWKDIDELLGLCHFVAATRPGCISMIDAVIRRFGAKGRQRIHRLATPELEISSTDIRERVKLGRSIKYIVPESVEQYILKEGLYRG from the coding sequence ATGGCGGAGGGTAAGACACGGATTGGCATTATGGGCGGTACTTTCGATCCCATTCACATTGGGCATCTTGTGACGGCGGAAGCAGTCCGGATTGAGTTCGGCCTGGACAAAGTGCTTTTCATTCCGGCGGCTAATCCGCCGCATAAACAGCATGCGCAGGTAACGCCGGCGATTCACCGTTATATTATGACGGTTATGGCGACCTATTCCAATCCCAGCTTTTTTGTATCGCCCATCGAGCTTGAGCGCCCAGGCCCATCATATACCATTGATACAGTACGGGCCCTTATTGACCAGTACGGCGAAAAATCGGACTTCTATTTCATTACCGGCGCCGATGCCATTGCCGACTTGCCAACCTGGAAAGACATCGACGAACTGCTCGGTTTGTGCCACTTTGTTGCTGCTACCCGCCCCGGATGCATCAGCATGATTGATGCGGTCATTCGCCGGTTCGGGGCCAAAGGCCGTCAGCGTATTCACCGGCTAGCCACGCCGGAGCTTGAGATTTCGTCTACCGATATCCGCGAGCGCGTAAAACTTGGGCGGTCGATTAAATACATTGTCCCCGAAAGCGTGGAGCAGTATATTCTTAAAGAAGGTTTATACCGTGGCTAG
- a CDS encoding ABC transporter ATP-binding protein, translating into MSINLKDIAKIYHMGDQVVHALAGITLDIAAGEFTAIMGPSGSGKSTLMNIIGCLDRPTSGSYRLDGQEVASLNDDELAVTRNQKIGFVFQNFNLLPRMTALQNVALPLVYAGVAKHERLERAAKALTMVGLEHRLHHRPNELSGGQRQRVAIARALVNNPAILMADEPTGNLDTKSGDEIMQIFTDLNRQGRTIILVTHEPDIAAFARRIIHIRDGQVVRDERR; encoded by the coding sequence ATGAGTATTAATCTAAAAGATATTGCCAAAATATATCACATGGGTGACCAGGTAGTGCATGCTTTAGCCGGGATAACGCTGGACATTGCCGCCGGTGAGTTTACCGCTATCATGGGTCCGTCCGGGTCCGGCAAATCGACGCTGATGAATATTATTGGTTGCCTTGACCGGCCCACCAGCGGCTCTTACCGGCTGGACGGACAGGAAGTCGCCAGCCTAAATGACGACGAGTTGGCCGTCACTCGCAATCAAAAAATTGGCTTCGTGTTTCAGAACTTTAATTTGCTGCCGCGCATGACGGCCCTGCAGAATGTAGCATTGCCGCTTGTCTACGCCGGGGTTGCCAAACATGAACGGCTAGAGCGCGCGGCGAAAGCTTTAACCATGGTCGGCCTTGAACACCGCCTGCACCACCGTCCCAACGAATTGTCGGGCGGTCAGCGGCAGCGGGTAGCCATTGCCCGCGCGCTGGTCAATAATCCGGCGATACTGATGGCTGACGAGCCGACCGGTAACCTTGACACCAAGTCAGGGGACGAGATTATGCAAATCTTTACTGACTTGAACCGGCAAGGACGGACCATTATCCTTGTTACGCATGAACCGGACATTGCCGCCTTTGCCCGGCGCATCATTCATATTCGCGACGGACAAGTCGTGCGGGATGAAAGGCGATAG
- a CDS encoding efflux RND transporter periplasmic adaptor subunit: protein MQALWRKLLQHKKWWILLIIIAVAVKFGAPLLWTEPKPATVGRSVAVERGDITSVVSATGTIKPVNSVDISSKITGLIKEVRVAENDQVKAGQVLIVLDDTHLRALVNQAAARLANAAANLERSQRLAAIGAISQQQLDAARMDYDVAKAAYDDAQSQLEDTTIKAPIDGKVIGKPIPAGQTVAPGISNPMVLMTIADMSKMQIETQIDESDIGKVKVGQKATFTVDAYPGQTFSGVVSSISEKASIQQNVVYYPVIIDVETGAGLLKPTMTARVSILVGESKNTLLVPLMAVKENKGQRYVQVLRAGQPQNIPVSIGLTSDDKVEITSGLAEGDLVLLPQAKQPAAPPNALRRFLGR, encoded by the coding sequence ATGCAGGCTCTATGGCGCAAACTGCTGCAACACAAGAAATGGTGGATTTTGCTAATAATCATTGCGGTGGCGGTTAAATTCGGCGCGCCACTGCTGTGGACGGAACCAAAGCCGGCGACAGTTGGCCGCTCGGTGGCGGTGGAACGGGGCGACATTACATCAGTCGTATCGGCGACTGGAACAATCAAGCCGGTGAACAGTGTAGATATCAGCTCCAAAATAACCGGACTGATTAAAGAAGTACGGGTAGCGGAAAACGATCAGGTGAAAGCCGGTCAGGTGCTGATCGTTTTGGACGATACGCATCTCCGGGCGCTTGTCAACCAGGCAGCGGCCCGTCTGGCCAATGCTGCCGCGAACTTGGAGCGCTCGCAGCGGCTGGCGGCTATCGGCGCGATTTCCCAGCAACAATTGGATGCCGCCCGCATGGATTATGATGTGGCGAAAGCCGCCTATGACGACGCCCAGTCGCAGCTTGAAGATACTACTATCAAGGCGCCGATTGACGGCAAAGTTATCGGCAAGCCGATTCCGGCCGGTCAGACCGTGGCGCCGGGGATTTCAAACCCGATGGTGCTCATGACCATCGCCGATATGTCGAAAATGCAGATTGAAACCCAGATTGACGAGTCTGATATTGGCAAAGTAAAAGTGGGCCAAAAAGCCACGTTCACAGTCGACGCTTACCCCGGCCAGACCTTTTCCGGCGTGGTATCCAGTATTTCGGAAAAGGCGTCTATCCAACAAAACGTGGTCTACTATCCCGTCATTATTGACGTGGAAACAGGCGCCGGGTTGCTTAAACCGACCATGACGGCCCGGGTTTCCATCCTGGTTGGTGAAAGCAAGAACACGCTCTTAGTGCCGCTGATGGCGGTTAAAGAAAATAAAGGCCAGCGTTATGTTCAAGTGCTGCGCGCTGGTCAGCCCCAAAATATTCCGGTTAGTATCGGACTGACGAGCGACGATAAAGTAGAGATTACCAGCGGCTTGGCCGAAGGCGACCTGGTCCTGCTACCGCAGGCTAAACAACCGGCCGCACCGCCCAATGCCCTCAGGCGGTTTTTAGGCCGTTAG